From one Pseudomonas sp. B21-048 genomic stretch:
- the ptsN gene encoding PTS IIA-like nitrogen regulatory protein PtsN has product MIRLETILTPGRSQVNAPGGSKKKALEQIANLIHREVPDLEMQDVFEALIAREKLGSTGFGNGIAIPHCRLKGCTSPISALLHLEAPIDFDAIDGAPVDLLFVLLVPEAATDAHLELLRQIASMLDRKEVREKLRSAPSNEALYQVVLDEQNGH; this is encoded by the coding sequence ATGATCCGACTAGAAACCATCCTGACCCCCGGCCGTTCCCAAGTGAACGCGCCGGGTGGCAGTAAAAAGAAAGCCCTCGAGCAAATTGCCAACCTTATCCACCGCGAAGTACCGGATCTGGAAATGCAGGACGTCTTCGAGGCCCTGATTGCCCGTGAGAAACTCGGTTCTACCGGTTTCGGCAACGGCATCGCCATCCCCCACTGCCGGCTCAAAGGCTGCACCTCGCCAATCAGTGCGCTGCTGCACCTGGAAGCCCCTATCGATTTCGACGCCATTGATGGCGCCCCGGTTGACCTGCTGTTTGTGCTGCTGGTCCCGGAAGCCGCCACCGATGCACACCTGGAATTGCTCCGCCAGATCGCCAGCATGCTTGATCGCAAGGAAGTGCGTGAAAAACTGCGCAGCGCCCCGAGCAACGAAGCCTTGTATCAGGTTGTCCTGGACGAGCAAAACGGTCACTAA
- the hpf gene encoding ribosome hibernation-promoting factor, HPF/YfiA family, whose translation MQVNISGHQLEVTEPLRTYIGEKLDRLERHFDKITNVQVTMNVEKLLQKIEATLHIPGGEVVANAEHTDMYAAIDLLTDKLDRQLKKHKEKTQSLLQGATGR comes from the coding sequence ATGCAAGTCAACATCAGTGGACACCAACTGGAAGTGACCGAACCCCTGCGCACCTACATCGGCGAAAAACTCGACCGATTAGAGAGGCATTTCGACAAGATCACCAATGTGCAAGTCACGATGAACGTCGAAAAACTGCTGCAGAAAATCGAAGCCACGCTGCATATTCCCGGCGGAGAAGTGGTCGCCAATGCCGAGCATACGGACATGTATGCCGCCATCGACCTGCTGACCGACAAGCTGGATCGCCAACTCAAAAAGCATAAGGAAAAGACCCAGAGCCTCCTCCAGGGCGCGACCGGTCGCTAA
- a CDS encoding HPr family phosphocarrier protein: protein MPALEIEIINKLGLHARASAKFVGVAGQFKDCTIRVGRTPESAVDGKSIMAMMMLAAGKGTKIHLSTEGEQEQEALDALVKLINNYFDEGE, encoded by the coding sequence ATGCCTGCTCTGGAAATCGAAATCATCAACAAGCTGGGCCTGCATGCCCGCGCGTCTGCCAAATTTGTCGGAGTCGCCGGTCAGTTCAAGGACTGTACGATCAGGGTAGGACGCACACCAGAATCCGCGGTCGACGGCAAAAGCATCATGGCCATGATGATGCTGGCCGCTGGCAAGGGCACCAAAATCCACCTGAGTACCGAAGGCGAACAGGAACAGGAAGCGCTGGATGCACTGGTAAAGCTGATCAACAACTACTT
- the rapZ gene encoding RNase adapter RapZ, which yields MRLIIVSGRSGSGKSTALDVLEDNGYYCIDNLPAGLLPELAERALIHTELAQPLVAVSIDARNLPSHLSRFPELLEEVRSRHIQCDVLYLDADEETLLKRFSETRRRHPLSSANRSLAEAIQDETNLLGPIADLADLKVNTTNLNLYQLRDTIKLRLLNQPEPGTAFLVESFGFKRGMPVDADLVFDVRCLPNPYWKPELRAQSGLDQPVAEYLAAQPDVEEMFQDISSYLLKWLPRFAASNRAYVTIAIGCTGGHHRSVYLTERLGQVLQKNLKNVQVRHRDLS from the coding sequence ATGCGCCTGATCATCGTCAGTGGCCGCTCCGGCTCAGGTAAAAGTACCGCCCTCGATGTGCTCGAGGACAACGGCTACTATTGCATCGACAACCTGCCTGCCGGCTTGCTGCCGGAACTGGCCGAACGCGCGCTGATTCACACCGAACTGGCACAACCGCTGGTGGCCGTGTCCATCGACGCGCGCAACCTGCCGAGCCATCTGTCACGGTTTCCCGAATTGCTGGAAGAGGTCCGCAGCCGGCACATCCAGTGCGATGTGCTGTACCTGGACGCCGACGAAGAAACCTTGCTCAAACGTTTTTCCGAAACTCGCCGCCGCCACCCGCTGAGCAGCGCCAATCGCTCATTGGCTGAGGCGATACAGGACGAAACCAATCTACTGGGACCTATCGCCGATCTGGCCGACCTCAAGGTCAATACCACCAATCTGAACCTGTATCAGCTACGCGATACCATCAAGCTGCGCCTGCTGAATCAGCCGGAGCCTGGTACTGCGTTCCTGGTGGAATCTTTCGGGTTCAAGCGTGGCATGCCGGTGGATGCCGATCTGGTATTCGACGTGCGCTGTCTGCCCAACCCTTATTGGAAGCCGGAGCTACGGGCACAGTCCGGGCTCGATCAACCGGTAGCCGAATACCTGGCGGCACAGCCGGATGTCGAAGAAATGTTCCAGGACATTTCCTCATATTTGCTCAAGTGGCTACCCCGTTTTGCTGCCAGCAATCGCGCCTACGTCACGATTGCCATTGGCTGCACCGGAGGGCATCACCGCTCTGTCTACCTGACCGAACGCCTGGGCCAGGTCCTGCAAAAAAACCTGAAGAACGTCCAGGTCCGCCACCGCGACCTCAGTTAA